Sequence from the Cucurbita pepo subsp. pepo cultivar mu-cu-16 chromosome LG02, ASM280686v2, whole genome shotgun sequence genome:
CTACTCTTGTTCTGTCAATACAAGTTGTATGACTATTCACCAAAATCACATCTATTCTTGATAAAATGTTGAGATATAACTATTTGtcaatatatgtatatatacatgCAATCAAATACGGGTTTATtgcttatttgtttttagCCTATAACGAATCCAAACATTTTATGGTAAACATAACTCAAGGCTCGACTATACGTTAAGATTGTCTCATACGACTAACTTATATGTTGAGTTAGAACAAGTATCGCACAATCACTGTCCCACTAGTAAGAGTGCAATTGTTACATTTGGCACCATTCTCGAACCGACCAACGAACAACAAACGAATAAGATACGCTTGTATTCAGACTAACTTAAAAACAATACAATTAGTAGCTCAATGTAGAAACCTTTTACGTTATTATCATCATTAATTAAAGATTCAATCACAAAGCTGCAAAATCTCCGACATGCACactaaaaaaacacacacagaTTTTGAAAGTGCATGTCTCAACAGGTGTGAACAAGACCACAAGAAAGCTCCATCAAAAGAATGGCGGCTTCTTCCTCATCTCTTGGAAACACCCTCCCAAAAGCAGAACCATTTTTGCTCAAACGTAAAACGCCGTCGTTCCTCCCTTCACTTTGAGACTCCAAACACTTCTCTCCCATATTCCTATTATtgcccttcttcttcttcacttcctcatcatcatcatcatctccatgCCAACTCAAACGTGATTTCTTCTCCTTGTGCAACTCCTTCCCGGACGCCGCCGCCACGACTGCCCCGCCCCCACCGCCATTTGCAGCTTCCGCCATTGCTCGCCTTGCCTTCCTCTGCCGGATCCCACATGCATTGCATAGCGACTGTCACCCAAAAGAGAAACGatcaaatcaaaagcaaagtcatgcaAGCTTACACTGACAGTATCATGTCATCCTcatattattgaataatttatcGTTAGCCTAAATGTATCGTTACGATGAACAAAAAACAAGACGATATCATTATACGAAAAATCTAGACCGAAcgagaaaaaacaaagaaatgggTCAAGTTGTAGTAGAAATATACAAAAagggtttaatttttttggggttttgggacagtaaaattaaagtaatttgTCAGATAGAGAAGGGGAATGACCTTAGGGCCTTGAGGACCACTGCGCCATAGAGGAGTTGTCGTGGTGTTACAATCACTGCAAACCCTAACACCATTTGAACTACAACATGATCTTCCTTCATTATTATTGCTTCTTCTACCagccgccgccaccgccgccgccgccgcctgaTCTGAATTTCCACCGCcaactttcatcatcttttgCATCAATCTCATCTTTGAAGACATCCAGTATTTTGCAGCTGACCCATTATCTCCTTTTTTGATTTGATACTCATCTAGTTGCTGTTCTTGATGATCAATATCTGTTCTTGATCCATCAATGCTTTTTTCACCCTATATATATGtatcaaaacaataatcaatcTTCAAATATATTGAATTACACGAAGAAACTAGAAAAAATTGTATGAACAATCAAAAcaagtgaaaaaaaattgtgtgaACAATCAAATCAATCACTTGTTGGATCAAATTCATAAACGAATGATACTAATGTTAAGAACGagaagctctgatactatgttaagaATAAGAAGCTTTCATACTATGTTATCCACTCTTATTAATGGAATTTTCTCACTCCTAATATAATATCGGAGATTCTTATTcttaataaatcaaaatcacGAGTGAATTGAAACGATGAAGATTGAGGTTGTGGGTAATTGCCTGgttttgatgatgatgaagatccATTCTTTGATGATCATGTTGAGTGGCACTAGAAGTAAAGCAAGTGGCAAAAGCAAGGTGTGAAGAAGCAGCTGCAACTTGGGAGGTAGAGGGGAAGATATAGAGTTTAAGATCGGGATgttgttcttcgtgttcttcgtgttcttcgtgTTTCGCCATTAATGGATAGAGAGAGTTCATGGGagagatggagagagagagagagagaatgggtTGATTATTTGTGTCCAGAAAAGTGGGCAGTAAGTGATAGGGTAATGAAAGAGAACAAAAGGGGTTGATGGAGAGGGCTTATAAAGGGAAGAACCACTTCACGTGAGTAGCTTCTTTAAACCCCTCTCCCATATAAGGACACCCTAAAAGGTTGTGTAGAATGCTACAATTCGACACCAAATTATGCTATGCTACAACACTCCACTTGCAGAATGTTCTTCAAAACTCATTATTAACCATATCGTAATCCATCAAAACGGTGACTACAAATTAACCGTAATTCATTGTACCATCCACTTAAAGGTTAGATGTTCAAACCCTTGTTTCGATGGTATTAAAGCAAGTAATTTGTCCTATGTTTGAATCCAACGCCCAACACCGACATCATCTTGTTGGGTCTTATACTAATTTCTAGGAGTATTCGTGAGTTGGGTTTGGTGGGATCGAGACATTTTCTTTAGACTTAACCCAATTGTTCAAACTCAAACAATTACTATTACATAATTAACCAAACCCAACTCAAAGTTCGAGTTGTCTCGTTCCGAATCTAACCCAgctcaaataagttcataatacAATCAAGATCTAACTAGGGCCGATCAGATTTTTTGAACACtactattatttataaactcacaAAATCCAAAACCACCCACCACATAAAAATGTGATTAAAcatgaaaaatctaaaaaaaatgagatgggtaagaaagaaaacatatgGTGTGGATGATGAACATGCATGCATCTTGCCCNGTCAAGTTGTAGTAGAAATATACAAAAagggtttaatttttttggggttttgggacagtaaaattaaagtaatttgTCAGATAGAGAAGGGGAATGACCTTAGGGCCTTGAGGACCACTGCGCCATAGAGGAGTTGTCGTGGTGTTACAATCACTGCAAACCCTAACACCATTTGAACTACAACATGATCTTCCTTCATTATTATTGCTTCTTCTACCagccgccgccaccgccgccgccgccgcctgaTCTGAATTTCCACCGCcaactttcatcatcttttgCATCAATCTCATCTTTGAAGACATCCAGTATTTTGCAGCTGACCCATTATCTCCTTTTTTGATTTGATACTCATCTAGTTGCTGTTCTTGATGATCAATATCTGTTCTTGATCCATCAATGCTTTTTTCACCCTATATATATGtatcaaaacaataatcaatcTTCAAATATATTGAATTACACGAAGAAACTAGAAAAAATTGTATGAACAATCAAAAcaagtgaaaaaaaattgtgtgaACAATCAAATCAATCACTTGTTGGATCAAATTCATAAACGAATGATACTAATGTTAAGAACGagaagctctgatactatgttaagaATAAGAAGCTTTCATACTATGTTATCCACTCTTATTAATGGAATTTTCTCACTCCTAATATAATATCGGAGATTCTTATTcttaataaatcaaaatcacGAGTGAATTGAAACGATGAAGATTGAGGTTGTGGGTAATTGCCTGgttttgatgatgatgaagatccATTCTTTGATGATCATGTTGAGTGGCACTAGAAGTAAAGCAAGTGGCAAAAGCAAGGTGTGAAGAAGCAGCTGCAACTTGGGAGGTAGAGGGGAAGATATAGAGTTTAAGATCGGGATgttgttcttcgtgttcttcgtgttcttcgtgTTTCGCCATTAATGGATAGAGAGAGTTCATGGGagagatggagagagagagagagagaatgggtTGATTATTTGTGTCCAGAAAAGTGGGCAGTAAGTGATAGGGTAATGAAAGAGAACAAAAGGGGTTGATGGAGAGGGCTTATAAAGGGAAGAACCACTTCACGTGAGTAGCTTCTTTAAACCCCTCTCCCATATAAGGACACCCTAAAAGGTTGTGTAGAATGCTACAATTCGACACCAAATTATGCTATGCTACAACACTCCACTTGCAGAATGTTCTTCAAAACTCATTATTAACCATATCGTAATCCATCAAAACGGTGACTACAAATTAACCGTAATTCATTGTACCATCCACTTAAAGGTTAGATGTTCAAACCCTTGTTTCGATGGTATTAAAGCAAGTAATTTGTCCTATGTTTGAATCCAACGCCCAACACCGACATCATCTTGTTGGGTCTTATACTAATTTCTAGGAGTATTCGTGAGTTGGGTTTGGTGGGATCGAGACATTTTCTTTAGACTTAACCCAATTGTTCAAACTCAAACAATTACTATTACATAATTAACCAAACCCAACTCAAAGTTCGAGTTGTCTCGTTCCGAATCTAACCCAgctcaaataagttcataatacAATCAAGATCTAACTAGGGCCGATCAGATTTTTTGAACACtactattatttataaactcacaAAATCCAAAACCACCCACCACATAAAAATGTGATTAAAcatgaaaaatctaaaaaaaatgagatgggtaagaaagaaaacatatgGTGTGGATGATGAACATGCATGCATCTTGCCCTCATGCCCTCTTGCTTGCCCTCTTGCTTGCCCTCTTGCTTGCCCTCTTGCCCTAGCCAGCGCTCAAGTGTAGCCAAAGACAATAAATTTATGGAGGACAGGACAAGGCGATGGACAGAGTGCTGACATCCTTCAAATTTTCCAGTCCCCACAGCCACAGCCCACAGCCCACAGCCATAGCCACAGCCACAGCTCACAGCCACAGCCACAACAGCATCAACGACATCCCCTCCATCTCAAACATTAccttctttcttccctttgtCATTACTTCCACAACTTTTACAACAATCCAAAACACCCAACTTTTGTTTAGAAAAGCCATCGTTTTTAACCAACCTGGCTCTTCCTCGTCACATGCCCGACTCAATTGCCCAAAACAAAAACGCAATCATTACTGTATCCAGCTACAAATAATCTAACTTTATATAATAAACTCGGTGCATcttattgatataatcataTAAGCATTTATGATGGTCCATGTCTAAGTGTTAATTTTGtcaagattaaattataattatttaaaaaccaattttaccattttaattaaatattaaaataaaaaaagaaattgtttttgGAACCAAATGGGCCTGGGCCATAAACAGGGCCGAATGAAGGGCAACAGAAATACCCAACATGCCCCTCGTTCATAAAAGCCCTAAATCAATCCCATATGAattgttatataaaataaaataataatttgtgtatttaacaatttaagcataattaaataaataataaaataatatggacGGTAATTAAAAGTCGGCGAATATTcgaatattataattattaatctaTTTTAGCTTAGGTTTCCCTTTTGCAGGTCTAGGGAGCAATTTCAGTAGATTTCGGCTGCTGCATGTTTCATCCCCtttttcacaatttttctttctttttcttcttttaaaataccatttttttaaaataataaaaaaaataaaatattaatcagATACGagattgaaacatttttataagggtgttagCGGtgagcggtgagcttgagctataacaaatggtatcaaaactagACACAGGACAGTGTGTCACCGAGAACACTAACCCCAAAGGAAGATGGATTACGAGATCTCACATGGTTGTAGATGAGATCGAAATATTTAgcctaataataatataaattgaaaataattttaaattttaaaatttgcaaACTTTACGTATTTCATAATTGTTCCTTAGGTTAGTTTTTATCCCATAATTTGCAACTTCTAGATCCCATGATACTTATAACTTGGGGGTATCatgtgaaattaaataatatatatatttcatgtcGGTACTTCACAAGGCAACccacttcaaattttgaatattcatcacattatcaaacatttaatattattttatattccaAAGTCAACTGGTTGATGtccataatttattattttattattttataagcgaaaatgaaatataatcaaatttcatatcttttatattgtgacatttaatatataaatttataagtatGGGAGATAAAGATGGGTTGAATAGATCTAAtaatcaattataaaatatttatcacaTACATATTACGTGgtgtataaaaaaattaaaatttaaaaatatatatttattttataaataaaataataagaaaatcatttaaaattgaagctctaattacattaaaattttatttttctctaatttatccacttattttaattttaaattggatATTTTGTCATACACAAAAGACACGTATTAGATGAAGATGTCAGTTAAGGGAACTAAATGGACGGTTTTATGAGATTAGGTAATTAAAATGGCTTTAATAAAGAGTTAAAGACAAATTATGGCGATGACCCAAAACGCAGCGTTTTTTAGTCATTGGCTTCAGTTGATTCCTTGTCCCCATCACTCCACTTTAGTAAATCCCAATTATGACCTCACGTCTACCCTTATACCTCATCTCCTAGGCCTCGTTTCAATTTCTCTACTCTCTCCGCCGTCTCTCTGCCGAAAAAGGGATTTTTCCAAAGCCGATCTTGATTTATTTAACGTTGTTGTTTTTGATTTCTTCTATTCAGTGTGGTATTGCGAGCGTTTTTGCAGTCGGCGATTCAGATCTCTGTAAGTGTTACTTATTCGAAANCCCATCGAATCTCTCCCATTTCCTCTCCTCCCTCTCTGCCCTGTTTCCGCCATGTTCGCTGAATCTGTTTCTTCCACTCTCTCCATATGGACCTCCATCAACAGTTGGTTCACGCCCACTGTTCTCTTCGTCGTTCTCAACCTCGTGATCGGCACCATTGTTATTGCTTCCAACTTAGGTGGCCCTCAGAAAAATCACCGCCATCCTTCCGATCCTGACCAGTTTCAGTACCTCCACAGATCGCCTTCTATGCTTCAGAGGCTCAAATCGTTTAATCCTTATTCGTATAGATCCGAAGAGCCGGCCACTCTGTTCGAGAAACTGCCTGGAAATGAAACTCATTATGCTACTTTTGAACATCCGCAACTCGTTAGGTCTCCTTCTGTTCTTCAGCggtttaaatttagttttgcAGGTTATAAATCGGAAGAGTCTTTCCAATCTCCACCGCCGGCAACTGTGGTCGAGAAATCGCCTGTGAACGAGACTCATTATGCTAGTTTTGAACATCCGCAACTCGTTAGGTCTCCTTCTGTGTTTCAACGGTTTAAGTTTAGCTTCTCAGGCTACAAATCCGAGGAGTCTTTCGACTCTCTACTGCCGGCAACTGTGGATGAGAAACCGCCTGCAAACGAGATTCATTATGCTAAGTTCGAACATCCGCAACTCGTTAGGTCTCCTTCTATGCTTCAGCGGCTCAAGTTTAACTTCTATGGCTTTAGATCGGAGGATTCTTCTCAATATACGCATCCGTCTGTTACTGCGGTTCAGAAAATCGAGAAGGTCCAGATCGGGCGGGAAGAGGCGGTGCCGAAACGAGCGGAGGATGAAGAAATGGACGAAGATCAAGAACCGACGATGGACGAGGTTTACAGTAAACTCCATGGCGATCACTTCACCAGAACAAAATCCGACACAAAGCCGACTGCCGGTGAGATTCCAACAAAACTGCcgaggaaaatgaagaaatcagCGAGTTCGAAATCTGCATTCTCGCATTTCGAAGCGGATGAAATCGTGGAGAGTCGCCGTCCAGCCACAGTGAATGAAGGAAGAGCGAAAATGACAGAGATAGACGAGGGAGTAGACGCAAGGGCCGACGACTTCATCAACAGATTCAAGCAACAGTTGAAATTACAGAGGCTGGAATCCATTCTCAAGTACAAAGATATGATCAGCAGAGGGAACAACGCGAAATAGAGAAGGTAAACAAAAAGTAATTTCAAACTCTCTTGGGGCGGGGTTTTCTAATTTTTGATATTCTCAAGGATTAGTgtgaaatttcatataaattggACTCCACCatctaaaccctaaaagaagaacaaaaaaacagacCTACTGTTTTAAATATCCCTCTCTCTAACTTTAATTTCCtgtattcttttctttaatgcCCCTCAAGTTTGGCCTTCACCTATTTCCCGTCACCAATGTTGATAAATTCGTTTCCAGTTACGTCCCTCCATAACACCCATCCCATAAGCTGTCATTTATTGCTCCATCCCGATAATCTGACAGACAGGTCATTGTATGAGGAGTGGGGGTAGGGGTAGTTTAGTAAATAGACATGGGATCTCATGTTGCACGTGGGGGAAAACGCCACTAGCGCCGTTTTGATTTAagaagtaattaattaattcggAAATTGATAGATTTAGGGGGGAAAAAAAGATGCTTAATTGTGATGGAAGTAACgtgtttcaaaaaatttaaatgggaACAGGCTGGGCGATTGGAGAAGCATTAAAGTTTAACGGGCCAAGGTTTGGGCCCATTTAAACAACTGGGTCAGGCccaaatacaaattaataGGCCCACGAAGATCCAATTAGTTATCTTCCTCCCGGCTCGAGGCTTAGTTCTCATGTGTCTTGCATTGACTTTTTGAATTTATGTTTCgtttctaatttctaattttatttcacttaAGAcgttcttttattatttattttggttcaaacaattagagaaaaaatatagaataacttttaaaagaaatataaggaATATTTATGCTTTGATTTTTGTTCAAGAAAGTTATGACTACTATGGACatagaaaataaagtaataaaggaatttcaaataatttcaaaaataaaattatttgctTTTTTATATCATAAGCTAAGTATCAAAAGAATTTTTGGTATAATCAAAAgcttataataatttatttatttattgaaaagtGTCGGTGGttcaagtgaaaaaaaaaattacattgtTACTTTTACTGGATTTGGATTGGCGGAAAGGAAATCTCACCTTTTTAATTACCATAATTTATTACGCTAATTTGTTGCCTTTTTGTTTAAGCAAATCCAACCTACTGATTACGATTAGTATCCTAATTACTGGGccccacttttttttttaacatctatttatttataattactcTCGTCCAATCAACTGCTTCCAAGTGTAATTGTAATTGTAGTTGTAACCGCGTGTGATCCCACCTCCCATTTCTGAAACATTGTCCATTCACGTGTCTTCACTATCCACGTCAcctatttcctttttttttttttttttttttttttttttttttaaaaaaaaaaaaaaaaaaagagttctcatttttaattaaatttccattcttttactttttgtcttcttatttatatttctggactttaaattttttaaaatattttataattatcctctaattttcataaattttggatAATAAGTTGGGTTTAGATGGGAGAAAAGGAATCGGCAACACGAAGGCTTAAAACGGAAGCTTGGAATTtaggttgaaaaaaaaaagagaaggagaaattaattaattatttatttatttatttttagaaagatAGGAACTAATCCAAGCAACTCACAGATTCCGAGTTGCAGAGAAGCATTCAgcaaatttcttcttcttcttcttcttcttcttcaattacCATGTCTGCCGCCGCTCACCCTACCTCCAAGCCCGCCGTCAACGGCGCCGCGCCAGCCTCATCTTCCAAACCACAATTCCGTCAACAACCATACCGCTACCGCCGCAATCACCACCGCAGCCGCCGTAATCTCTGCTGCTGTTTCTGCTTTTGGACCATCATCATTGTCCTAGGGCTAGCGCTTCTAGCCGCAATTACTGGCGCCGCCCTCTACGTCTTGTACCGTCCTCACCGTCCTCAATTCACAATCTCCTCCCTCCGAATTTCGAAGCTCAATCTCACAATTGCCGCGGATTCCTCCGCCTCATACCTCTCGTCTCTCTTCAATCTCACTCTCTCATCCTTTAACCCTAATTCCCACATCACATTCTCATACGACCCCTTCACTCTGTCCTGTTTATCCCATTCTGTTCTCCTCGGCAATGGTTCGATCCCAGAGTTCACCAGCGCCACCAATAACCAGACGGTATTCCGAGCCCTAATATCCGGCGCCAGAGATCTGGACGCGGATTCCGTTACGAGCCTCAGATCGGAtctgaagaagaaaggaggCGCCCCTCTGACGATCGAAATGGACACGAAAGTGAACGTGAAAATCGGCAAAGTGAAAAGCAAAAAAGTGGGAATCAGAGTAACATGTGATGGAATCAAAGGAACTCCGCCGAAGGGGAAATCGCCGACGGTGGCCTCTGTTCTTGACGCCGCCTGCAAAGTTGATCTCCGGATTAAAATCTGGATATTCACTCTCTGATCAGTCggtaacaaatattatatatattatccgttttttctattttttgtatttttttttagagatattaaaaaaaaaggataaaaaatttgaggttTGTGAGGAGTGATTGGTCAGTAAAAAGttagccttttctttttcttctactttttactttttactttttaccttTTGGTGAATACAATGGatgaaattgattgaaattttcctatactaaaattaattcacatttaaaatattaaaattttcctaatacatttatttcttccaatttttatcTACTTATTAAgtgaatatataaataaccTCTCGTGTCACATTTACGACATATAATAGCTTCCCGCTACTTTGAGTTTAAACTTCCGAGatcttccttttaatttttttaattacataaataataaaattttaaaaaaaaattgttattttgtaatttagtaACTAatgttaattaatatattagttaATTTGTGGTGGAAGACTAAAATTGtattatacttttattttttattttttatttttgtttaaaattttaaatgtatacatatattattattttatatttataaataatgttcgtttaaaaaaaaaaaaaagatatggaGCTCGAAGATATACGGAGTATCatatgttatgtatgcatgGTGTGGACTCGACCatagaaatattaaatttagaacaaacttttttaaagaattaaaagataaaatatgagatttaaaaaaaaaaaaaaaaacacaaattatatatttaaacattttaataatataatgttttattgaaaaataaaattataacatttaaTAAGGGTATAGGTCGAATATGCGAACGGCAGGATAAGCCGAATATGCTCTTAGCCACGATTTAGATTCTAGCTCCTCCAAGACAGCGAGCCAAAAGTTGTGTTGCTTCTCAGTACCAAATCCTCCCCACTCCAAAT
This genomic interval carries:
- the LOC111788252 gene encoding GATA transcription factor 21-like: MNSLYPLMAKHEEHEEHEEQHPDLKLYIFPSTSQVAAASSHLAFATCFTSSATQHDHQRMDLHHHQNQGEKSIDGSRTDIDHQEQQLDEYQIKKGDNGSAAKYWMSSKMRLMQKMMKVGGGNSDQAAAAAVAAAGRRSNNNEGRSCCSSNGVRVCSDCNTTTTPLWRSGPQGPKSLCNACGIRQRKARRAMAEAANGGGGGAVVAAASGKELHKEKKSRLSWHGDDDDDEEVKKKKGNNRNMGEKCLESQSEGRNDGVLRLSKNGSAFGRVFPRDEEEAAILLMELSCGLVHTC
- the LOC111788296 gene encoding GATA transcription factor 21-like is translated as MNSLYPLMAKHEEHEEHEEQHPDLKLYIFPSTSQVAAASSHLAFATCFTSSATQHDHQRMDLHHHQNQGEKSIDGSRTDIDHQEQQLDEYQIKKGDNGSAAKYWMSSKMRLMQKMMKVGGGNSDQAAAAAVAAAGRRSNNNEGRSCCSSNGVRVCSDCNTTTTPLWRSGPQGPKVIPLLYLTNYFNFTVPKPQKN
- the LOC111788207 gene encoding uncharacterized protein LOC111788207; this translates as MFAESVSSTLSIWTSINSWFTPTVLFVVLNLVIGTIVIASNLGGPQKNHRHPSDPDQFQYLHRSPSMLQRLKSFNPYSYRSEEPATLFEKLPGNETHYATFEHPQLVRSPSVLQRFKFSFAGYKSEESFQSPPPATVVEKSPVNETHYASFEHPQLVRSPSVFQRFKFSFSGYKSEESFDSLLPATVDEKPPANEIHYAKFEHPQLVRSPSMLQRLKFNFYGFRSEDSSQYTHPSVTAVQKIEKVQIGREEAVPKRAEDEEMDEDQEPTMDEVYSKLHGDHFTRTKSDTKPTAGEIPTKLPRKMKKSASSKSAFSHFEADEIVESRRPATVNEGRAKMTEIDEGVDARADDFINRFKQQLKLQRLESILKYKDMISRGNNAK
- the LOC111787612 gene encoding NDR1/HIN1-like protein 6 is translated as MSAAAHPTSKPAVNGAAPASSSKPQFRQQPYRYRRNHHRSRRNLCCCFCFWTIIIVLGLALLAAITGAALYVLYRPHRPQFTISSLRISKLNLTIAADSSASYLSSLFNLTLSSFNPNSHITFSYDPFTLSCLSHSVLLGNGSIPEFTSATNNQTVFRALISGARDLDADSVTSLRSDLKKKGGAPLTIEMDTKVNVKIGKVKSKKVGIRVTCDGIKGTPPKGKSPTVASVLDAACKVDLRIKIWIFTL